Proteins co-encoded in one Ictalurus punctatus breed USDA103 chromosome 18, Coco_2.0, whole genome shotgun sequence genomic window:
- the nsd1b gene encoding histone-lysine N-methyltransferase, H3 lysine-36 specific isoform X2, with amino-acid sequence MDTALPETRTDSNTRMSPPSPAFSLDSSSPFANGLHFESILFEDEEDDEDAGPRSSHEKPRSIPVDDISPSTNPKQRFAILDRHHSLSKGKRRTKAWMSVKQDGNRAEESGGDGDPGCLECVRDDVTPINNSKSKPLPPLKYLEGEVIWAKFNRRPWWPCRVTIDPASETYHRIKEPRDNPCRQYYIKTFGEPEELAWVSEKAMHVFVGEYQFHNLPGPKRGVPKRFLSSWSCSVAEAEAHFLDKPRIPIITSEFTEKCSIDEKTKGQEDKVSDSRLLLGIPGNGRQVNGKISHQDQNFLTKSKCKKKQSKSSAEFFAKYDKFVCGKTETEVVDSPYSDIDSVPQIRRCPKGGGRASLNSTPDQPVGQVTSQNDKEARKNIEGGLWFSKAGKGQTSGVFSRAGIKSVNCSFGKVSCKIKIPESTSMKSRDNQVTGLEHQSVDTKKTLDKRVACLPASSRLMTRALKAMEDARLRQPSSQDLKQTLPGGESETDVRVTRCASTEKTKVKSRRPKISARPDLNADLKAKSDAAPKAPLNPSDLEDDEVVVKSEDESCSISSVPLGFNASEVKRETRASEASAFSTASPFRVNIQDGEDMKEITFKSLENEKNGTSARFRPDANYKYSTFLMLLKDIHDSREKDGRPVVMETIPATKLIKEEPSTISERDLKSRFGRVKDNTERCAWAGLKKYGQSRMSGFKSKQDKTNAKFGPDLREVNGCVVQRCPSISTAPKSAKKPSKKSQAVVKKSLDDIFVPSELSTRACSRKSDANTPSPGSKPLAENSENSFLGSVPKKRWQKFEQDVVKVSQAEIRSEQGPGQPSERKSVVEPGAETTTPTSSASAKEMSVNTANGAPNTCEVPSFPTESKRIRKPSKRLIEWTEEYDHIFATKKKAKKQPESLQKVIKNRSVNMTEKSSGIQRHQGAIRRAPNPLPEIQTPPPEERSKTPPMLENPPCQESQVMAVDTLTPPPETETSLYGENCFKEQLPVQNCSPAGDGICLSTKRQRKPTKKILESSIEAEPILTPKKKVKTQRNGSSGHAAHSGFGQSKSKSKQPAVFTPEENVPISESTEREADITPTNPDTLNPETAKDGKYTLESEVFDPTVDCSEMKNESADSRLSAEKGSGVFPKDGVCQVCEKQGELLLCEGQCCSTFHPQCVGLTAPPTGKFLCQQCTSGAHECFMCKKLDDDVRRCMVPACGKFYHGECIAGHALTVPLNRGFRCSLHACLACFITNPSNPSVYKGRLIHCVRCPVAYHASDYCIPAGSVVLSANCILCPNHFVPRKGCRNHEHVNVSWCFVCSEGGSLLCCESCPAAFHRECLNIDMPEGSWFCNDCRAGKKPHYKEVVWVKVGRYRWWPAEVSNPKDVPENILRMRHDVGEFPVLFFGSNDYLWTYQARVFPYMEGDANNKDKMGKGVDSIYRKALDEAAGRFRELQAEKELRQLQEDRRNDKKPPPYKHIKVNRPIGKVQIITADLSEIPRCNCRATDENPCGMDSECINRMLLYECHPQVCPAGETCQNQCFTKRQYSQVEIFRTLSRGWGLRCCHDIKKGAFVSEYVGEVIDEEECRARIKRAQENDIGNFYLLTLDKDRIIDAGPKGNQARFMNHSCQPNCETQKWTVNGDTRVGLFALVDVAAGTELTFNYNLECLGNGKTVCKCGAPNCSGFLGVRPKNNPPADDKGRKMKRKGHVKRKSQQELTKEREDECFSCGDGGQMVSCKRPGCPKVYHADCLNLTKRPAGRWECPWHQCDLCGQEAASFCEMCPSSYCVEHRDSMLFISKLDGRLSCSEHDPCGPEPLEPGEIREYLPEHVNAYPVKALPLYQFPACHSGPLLQSSDALLMPSSPPSSPSLAVAFTSPYSPISSCGEDENPPEQDDDVEDDGAIIVEEANGRTRSETRYRRRPKVTQAVRT; translated from the exons ATGGACACGGCTTTGCCTGAAACTAGAACTGACAGTAACACTCGCATGTCTCCTCCCAGTCCAGCGTTCAGTCTCGATTCGTCCAGTCCATTCGCAAATGGCTTACACTTCGAGTCAATTTTGTTTGAGGACGAAGAGGACGACGAAGACGCGGGCCCAAGGTCTTCACACGAAAAGCCGCGTAGCATCCCCGTAGACGATATCTCTCCGTCTACAAATCCCAAGCAAAGATTCGCCATTTTGGATAGACACCATAGTCTGTCTAAAgggaaaagaagaacaaaagcCTGGATGTCAGTGAAACAAGATGGAAACCGCGCCGAAGAGTCAGGCGGAGACGGCGATCCAGGCTGTCTGGAGTGCGTCCGCGATGACGTTACGCCG ATCAACAACTCAAAGTCAAAGCCTCTTCCACCATTAAAGTACCTAGAAGGTGAAGTTATCTGGGCCAAGTTCAACCGTAGACCGTGGTGGCCATGTCGCGTGACCATCGATCCTGCATCGGAAACGTATCACAGAATAAAAG AGCCGAGGGATAATCCTTGTCGCCAGTATTACATCAAGACGTTTGGGGAACCTGAGGAACTGGCCTGGGTCTCCGAGAAAGCCATGCATGTATTTGTTGGCGAATATCAGTTTCACAATCTCCCTGGTCCAAAGAGAGGG GTACCCAAGCGGTTTCTAAGCTCTTGGAGTTGTAGTGTAGCCGAAGCTGAGGCGCACTTCCTGGATAAGCCCAGGATACCTATAATAACTTCTGAATTCACAGAAAAGTGTTCAATCGATGAAAAAACGAAAGGGCAAGAAGACAAGGTGTCTGACTCCCGGTTGCTCCTGGGAATCCCTGGAAACGGTCGGCAAGTCAACGGGAAGATTTCACATCAAGACCAGAACTTTTTGACGAAGTCCAAATGCAAAAAGAAGCAAAGTAAGTCCTCGGCGGAGTTTTTCGCAAAGTACGACAAGTTTGTCTGTGGAAAGACAGAGACGGAAGTGGTGGATAGTCCCTATTCCGACATCGACTCCGTGCCGCAAATTCGCCGATGTCCCAAAGGAGGTGGCCGAGCCTCGCTGAACTCCACGCCCGATCAGCCGGTAGGGCAGGTGACAAGCCAGAACGATAAAGAAGCGAGGAAAAATATCGAGGGTGGTCTGTGGTTCAGCAAAGCTGGAAAAGGACAAACCAGTGGGGTATTTAGTCGTGCGGGAATTAAATCTGTTAATTGCTCTTTTGGTAAGGTATCATGTAAGATCAAGATACCCGAGTCGACGAGTATGAAGTCCAGAGACAACCAAGTCACGGGATTGGAACACCAATCTGTGGACACCAAGAAAACTCTGGACAAGAGAGTTGCGTGTCTTCCAGCTAGCAGTCGATTGATGACGAGAGCACTAAAAGCAATGGAAGACGCTCGGCTCCGGCAGCCGTCTAGCCAAGATCTTAAACAAACTCTGCCAGGCGGTGAAAGTGAGACCGACGTACGCGTCACGAGATGTGCGTCTACCGAAAAGACAAAAGTCAAATCGAGACGGCCGAAAATTTCAGCGCGGCCCGATTTGAACGCGGATTTAAAAGCGAAATCCGACGCCGCTCCCAAGGCGCCTCTCAATCCGTCTGATCTGGAAGACGACGAGGTCGTCGTCAAGTCAGAGGACGAATCTTGTTCGATATCTTCCGTACCACTCGGTTTCAACGCGTCGGAAGTGAAACGAGAGACTCGAGCGTCCGAGGCGTCGGCGTTTTCCACAGCATCTCCGTTCCGTGTAAACATACAGGACGGCGAAGACATGAAAGAAATAACCTTCAAGTCGCTGGAAAACGAAAAAAACGGAACGTCGGCCAGATTCCGTCCAGACGCAAACTATAAATATAGCACGTTCCTGATGTTGTTAAAGGACATACACGACAGTCGAGAAAAAGATGGCCGACCCGTGGTCATGGAAACGATACCCGCGACAAAACTCATTAAAGAGGAGCCTTCGACGATTTCAGAACGCGATCTGAAAAGTCGTTTCGGTCGCGTTAAGGATAATACTGAGCGCTGCGCGTGGGCGGGGCTTAAGAAGTACGGACAGAGCAGAATGTCTGGTTTTAAGTCGAAGcaagacaaaacaaatgcaaagtttGGTCCTGATCTGCGAGAGGTCAACGGTTGTGTCGTTCAGCGTTGCCCGAGCATTTCTACTGCACCGAAATCTGCTAAAAAACCTAGCAAAAAAAGTCAAGCGGTCGTGAAGAAGAGCCTTGATGACATTTTTGTGCCTTCGGAGTTGTCAACACGTGCGTGTAGCAGGAAGTCGGATGCAAACACACCTTCGCCGGGGTCCAAACCCCTCGCCGAGAACTCGGAGAATAGTTTTTTGGGCAGTGTACCTAAAAAACGCTGGCAGAAGTTTGAGCAGGACGTCGTGAAGGTGTCGCAGGCGGAGATCAGAAGTGAGCAAGGACCAGGGCAACCTTCAGAACGGAAAAGCGTCGTGGAGCCTGGTGCCGAAACGACGACTCCGACATCGTCTGCGTCGGCTAAAGAGATGTCCGTAAACACAGCAAACGGAGCTCCAAATACCTGTGAGGTTCCGAGTTTCCCCACAG AGAGCAAACGCATCAGAAAGCCTAGCAAAAGACTCATCGAGTGGACAGAGGAATACGACCACATATTTGCCACTAAGAAGAAAGCGAAGAAGCAACCGGAATCCTTGCAGAAG GTCATTAAAAACAGGTCTGTTAATATGACGGAGAAATCCTCAGGCATACAGCGACATCAAGGAGCGATACGACGTGCGCCGAACCCCTTACCGGAAATTCAGACTCCTCCCCCTGAAGAGAGGTCTAAGACTCCTCCCATGCTAGAAAATCCTCCGTGTCAAGAGAGCCAGGTTATGGCTGTAGACACACTAACTCCGCCACCAGAAACAGAAACCTCCCTGTATGGAGAAAATTGTTTTAAGGAACAGCTTCCGGTTCAGAATTGTTCTCCCGCTG GCGATGGCATCTGTTTAAGCACAAAGAGgcagaggaaacccaccaagAAAATTCTAGAGAGTTCAATCGAAGCTGAACCAATTCTGACGCCAAAAAAGAAG GTGAAAACCCAGAGGAACGGTTCTTCAGGACATGCTGCTCATTCAG GCTTTGGACAATCAAAAAGTAAGAGCAAGCAGCCTGCTGTATTCACTCCTGAAGAGAACGTCCCAATTTCAGAGAGTACAGAGAGGGAGGCGGATATCACTCCTACGAACCCTGACACACTTAACCCTGAGACAGCCAAGGACGGCAAATACACTCTGGAATCTGAG GTATTTGACCCCACTGTCGACTGCTCTGAGATGAAAAATGAATCGGCTGATAGCAGACTGTCGGCGGAGAAAGGGAGTGGCGTATTCCCGAAAGACGGCGTTTGTCAG GTTTGTGAGAAACAGGGAGAGCTGCTTCTGTGTGAAGGCCAGTGCTGCAGCACGTTCCACCCACAATGTGTCGGCCTGACCGCGCCACCGACCGGGAAGTTTCTGTGTCAGCAGTGCACTTCTG GCGCACACGAATGTTTCATGTGTAAGAAGCTGGACGACGACGTGAGGCGCTGCATGGTCCCTGCCTGCGGGAAGTTCTACCACGGAGAGTGCATTGCCGGCCACGCCCTCACGGTGCCTTTAAACCGAGGCTTCCGCTGCTCCCTCCATGCTTGTCTCGCCTGCTTCATCACCAACCCGAGCAACCCCTCCGTTTACAAAG GTCGACTGATCCACTGCGTCAGATGCCCCGTTGCATACCACGCTAGCGATTACTGCATCCCTGCTGGCAGCGTCGTCTTGTCCGCTAACTGCATCCTCTGTCCCAACCACTTCGTGCCACGAAAGGGCTGCCGCAATCACGAACACGTCAACGTCAGTTGGTGCTTCGTTTGCTCGGAAG GAGGGAGCCTGCTCTGCTGCGAGTCCTGTCCCGCCGCTTTCCACCGTGAGTGTCTGAACATCGACATGCCCGAGGGGAGCTGGTTCTGTAACGACTGTCGAGCCGGGAAGAAACCACACTACAAAGAAGTGGTGTGGGTGAAAGTGGGTCGATATAG ATGGTGGCCCGCTGAAGTCAGCAACCCTAAGGACGTTCCGGAAAATATCCTGCGGATGAGGCACGACGTCGGCGAGTTTCCGGTCCTTTTCTTCGGTTCCAACGACTACCTGTGGACGTACCAGGCCCGGGTCTTCCCGTACATGGAAGGAGACgccaacaataaagacaaaatggGAAAGGGGGTCGACTCCATTTACAGGAAAG CTTTGGACGAGGCCGCCGGAAGATTCCGGGAACTGCAGGCAGAGAAGGAACTCCGGCAGCTCCAGGAGGACAGGAGAAACGACAAGAAGCCGCCTCCTTACAAGCACATCAAG GTGAACCGACCGATCGGCAAAGTGCAGATCATTACGGCCGACTTGTCCGAGATCCCACGCTGCAACTGCAGAGCGACGGACGAGAACCCCTGCGGCATGGACTCGGAGTGCATCAACCGCATGCTCCTCTACGAATGCCACCCTCAGGTCTGCCCAGCGGGGGAGACGTGCCAGAACCAGTGCTTCACCAAGCGCCAGTACTCGCAGGTGGAAATCTTCCGGACGTTGTCCCGGGGCTGGGGCCTGCGCTGCTGTCACGACATCAAGAAG GGCGCGTTCGTAAGCGAGTACGTCGGCGAGGTGATCGACGAGGAGGAATGCCGAGCTCGGATCAAGCGGGCGCAGGAGAACGACATTGGGAATTTCTACCTGCTGACTCTAGACAAG GACCGCATAATTGACGCCGGACCTAAAGGAAACCAGGCCAGATTCATGAACCACAGCTGCCAGCCAAACTGCGAGACCCAGAAATGGACCGTAAACGGAGACACCCGGGTCGGACTGTTTGCACTGGTGGACGTTGCCGCTG GCACCGAGCTGACGTTCAACTATAACCTCGAGTGTCTGGGCAACGGGAAGACCGTGTGTAAATGCGGCGCGCCGAACTGCAGTGGCTTTCTAGGTGTAAGACCAAAG AATAACCCTCCCGCAGACGACAAGGGCCGTAAGATGAAGAGGAAAGGCCACGTAAAGCGCAAGTCGCAGCAAGAGCTGACCAAGGAGCGGGAAGACGAGTGCTTCAGCTGTGGAGACGGTGGACAGATGGTTTCATGTAAGAGACCTGGGTGTCCAAAGGTTTATCACGCAGACTGTCTCAACCTGACCAAGAGACCTGCAG ggcgtTGGGAGTGTCCGTGGCACCAGTGTGACCTGTGTGGTCAGGAAGCCGCCTCGTTCTGCGAGATGTGCCCCAGTTCCTACTGTGTGGAGCACCGCGACAGCATGCTCTTCATCTCCAAGCTGGACGGCCGACTGTCCTGCAGCGAACACGACCCGTGCGGACCCGAGCCTCTAGAACCGGGCGAGATCCGCGAATACCTCCCGGAACACGTCAACGCCTATCCGGTGAAGGCTTTACCGCTTTACCAATTCCCAGCGTGCCACTCCGGTCCGCTTCTTCAATCCTCCGACGCTTTGCTGATGCCCTCTAGCCCTCCTTCCAGTCCTTCCCTCGCGGTCGCCTTTACCAGCCCGTACTCGCCGATATCGTCCTGCGGGGAAGACGAAAACCCGCCGGAGCAGGACGACGACGTAGAAGACGACGGTGCGATCATCGTAGAGGAAGCTAACGGACGCACTCGGTCAGAAACGCGGTATAGAAGGCGTCCGAAAGTCACGCAGGCCGTGCGAACGTAG